Proteins encoded by one window of Mycolicibacterium cosmeticum:
- a CDS encoding dihydrofolate reductase family protein, giving the protein MTFTTAHMSISLDGFVAGPDQTRDDPIGRGGMALHQWHFDAALPGHEVDADWTGRLLRPRGAYVMGRNMFGPVRGEWSTAEPWRGWWGDEPPYHAPVFVLTHFPHDPIEMAGGTTFHFVTGGIADALEQARAAGDGDVDIAGGASAVRQALAAGELDELTLDIIPVLLGRGERIFDDSTAGSLTQLEAGVSPWATHIRYRVSPSAQ; this is encoded by the coding sequence ATGACCTTCACAACCGCGCACATGTCGATATCCCTGGACGGCTTCGTCGCCGGCCCCGACCAGACCCGCGACGACCCGATCGGGCGCGGCGGCATGGCGCTGCACCAATGGCATTTCGACGCCGCACTGCCCGGCCACGAGGTAGACGCCGACTGGACCGGCCGGCTCTTGCGGCCCCGAGGCGCCTATGTGATGGGCCGCAACATGTTCGGGCCCGTCCGCGGGGAGTGGAGCACCGCCGAGCCATGGCGGGGCTGGTGGGGCGACGAGCCGCCCTATCACGCACCGGTCTTCGTGTTGACGCATTTCCCGCACGACCCGATCGAGATGGCCGGTGGCACCACTTTCCACTTCGTCACCGGCGGTATCGCCGATGCACTGGAGCAGGCCAGGGCCGCCGGGGACGGCGATGTCGACATCGCCGGTGGCGCGTCGGCGGTACGGCAGGCACTGGCCGCGGGCGAACTCGACGAGCTGACGCTCGACATCATCCCCGTGCTGCTCGGCCGCGGTGAACGCATCTTCGACGACAGCACCGCCGGGTCTCTCACCCAGCTGGAAGCCGGGGTGTCACCGTGGGCCACCCACATCAGGTACCGCGTGAGCCCCTCAGCGCAATGA
- a CDS encoding type VII secretion target has product MTAPLHVDPAALLAAAAAQAGVAAAVANLDIGAALAGAADGMTTMSSGAASRFAADALDSAADTLHGGLTTYASSLTAAAAAYQQADEELGGRLDDSLR; this is encoded by the coding sequence GTGACCGCACCGCTGCATGTCGATCCCGCGGCCTTGCTGGCCGCCGCGGCGGCGCAGGCCGGTGTGGCAGCGGCGGTGGCGAATCTCGATATCGGCGCCGCGCTGGCCGGGGCGGCCGACGGGATGACCACCATGTCTTCGGGTGCCGCCAGCCGATTCGCCGCCGACGCGCTCGACTCGGCGGCAGACACCCTGCATGGTGGATTGACCACCTACGCAAGCAGTTTGACGGCTGCCGCGGCGGCCTATCAGCAGGCCGACGAAGAACTCGGTGGCCGGCTGGACGACTCATTGCGCTGA